One Bacillus marinisedimentorum genomic window carries:
- a CDS encoding metal-sensing transcriptional repressor, translating to MEMQPDKKPVKPHSAEEKEMLVNRLKRVEGQVRGIQKMIENDRYCVDILVQISAIDAALKKVGFQLLERHTRHCVTNAVQSGNGDEAIDELMKVTKQFTKS from the coding sequence ATTGAAATGCAGCCGGATAAAAAACCGGTGAAGCCTCACTCGGCTGAAGAAAAGGAAATGCTTGTCAACCGTCTTAAGAGAGTTGAAGGTCAGGTGCGCGGCATTCAAAAAATGATTGAAAACGACCGTTATTGTGTAGATATATTGGTTCAAATTTCAGCAATTGATGCTGCTCTTAAAAAAGTCGGCTTTCAGCTCCTTGAACGCCATACTCGCCATTGTGTGACTAACGCTGTCCAGTCAGGTAATGGTGATGAAGCGATCGATGAATTGATGAAGGTCACAAAACAGTTTACGAAATCTTAA